A genomic window from Methanobrevibacter sp. includes:
- a CDS encoding TIGR00296 family protein, translating into MLSDKAGAYLVNLAKDTIKYHLENGKIMVKPTDYPIELNEELGVFVTLNKNHNLRGCIGYAEPIKPAIDATMEVALAAAFNDPRFPELSDKEFDDLEFEVTVLTKPEIIEVAHPDQYFDEIEIGRDGLIIQKGYARGLLLPQVAVENAFTKEDFLEHTCMKAGISADSWMDESCDVLKFQGQIFK; encoded by the coding sequence ATGCTAAGTGACAAAGCAGGAGCATATTTGGTTAATTTAGCTAAAGACACAATCAAATATCATCTTGAAAATGGAAAAATTATGGTTAAACCAACCGATTATCCTATTGAACTTAATGAGGAATTAGGGGTTTTTGTAACTTTAAATAAAAATCATAATTTAAGAGGATGCATAGGTTATGCCGAACCGATAAAACCTGCAATCGATGCAACAATGGAGGTTGCACTTGCAGCTGCATTCAATGATCCGAGATTTCCTGAATTAAGTGATAAAGAATTTGATGATTTAGAATTTGAAGTGACCGTTTTAACAAAACCTGAAATTATTGAAGTGGCACATCCCGACCAATATTTCGATGAGATTGAAATCGGACGTGACGGACTGATTATTCAAAAAGGTTATGCAAGAGGATTGCTTCTCCCACAAGTTGCAGTGGAAAATGCATTTACAAAAGAAGACTTTTTAGAACACACCTGCATGAAAGCAGGAATAAGTGCAGACAGCTGGATGGATGAAAGCTGTGATGTACTTAAATTCCAAGGACAAATATTTAAATGA
- a CDS encoding TetR/AcrR family transcriptional regulator, with the protein MNTKELILEKTLKLILKKGTIDISISEIRNCTGLTTGGIYYHFSDKNDIFEEILQKYMVDYIKIDFDKIFLEGSSKDRIHDALFYILYHYINGVEIESINEKINYNSVILLLTSVGYAHERVNQIISQTGNDVKMFLTDLVEEGKRQKEIRQDFSTENIVESLYIMYMGIQYYWLIFPDYDVDLMFEKNFDMTWQAIECQ; encoded by the coding sequence ATGAATACTAAAGAATTGATTCTTGAAAAAACGCTAAAATTGATATTGAAGAAAGGCACAATTGACATTTCAATTAGTGAAATTCGAAATTGTACTGGACTGACAACCGGGGGCATATATTATCATTTTTCAGATAAAAACGACATATTTGAAGAAATTTTACAAAAGTATATGGTGGATTATATTAAAATCGATTTTGATAAAATCTTCCTTGAAGGTTCATCAAAGGACAGAATCCATGATGCATTGTTTTACATTTTATATCATTACATAAACGGTGTGGAAATTGAAAGCATCAACGAAAAAATCAATTATAATAGCGTAATACTTCTTTTAACCTCAGTGGGATATGCCCATGAAAGAGTTAACCAGATAATTTCACAAACCGGGAACGATGTTAAAATGTTTTTAACTGACCTTGTCGAAGAGGGCAAAAGGCAAAAGGAAATCAGACAGGACTTCTCGACTGAAAACATTGTGGAATCATTGTATATCATGTATATGGGAATTCAATATTATTGGTTGATTTTCCCGGATTATGATGTTGATTTGATGTTTGAGAAAAACTTTGATATGACTTGGCAGGCTATCGAATGCCAATGA
- the pyrI gene encoding aspartate carbamoyltransferase regulatory subunit, with amino-acid sequence MTKSELKIKAIENGTVIDHITANKALHILKILGLPDADTTNVTVAMNVSSAEIGRKDILKIENRELDHEELNQVALIAPKATINIIRDYKPVKKDKIVLPEKITGIIKCTNPKCITNYENEPITPIFNVIETYPPIVRCHYCEKLIKTEDIDKQFE; translated from the coding sequence ATGACAAAATCAGAATTGAAAATTAAAGCGATTGAAAACGGTACAGTAATTGATCATATTACTGCAAATAAAGCATTGCACATTCTTAAAATACTGGGACTTCCGGATGCCGATACCACTAACGTTACTGTTGCTATGAATGTTTCATCAGCAGAAATCGGAAGAAAAGACATTTTGAAAATTGAAAACCGAGAATTGGACCACGAAGAACTTAATCAAGTTGCTTTAATCGCTCCTAAAGCAACAATCAATATTATCAGAGATTATAAACCTGTTAAAAAAGACAAAATCGTTCTTCCGGAAAAGATTACTGGAATTATCAAATGTACAAATCCAAAATGTATTACAAATTATGAAAATGAACCTATAACACCTATTTTCAATGTTATTGAAACATATCCTCCTATTGTTAGGTGCCATTATTGTGAAAAATTAATTAAAACAGAAGATATCGACAAACAATTCGAATAA
- a CDS encoding flavodoxin: protein MRRIIIYYSQGGTTDLIAKTLAKNLNADLVRIHDLKNREGFKNRLLASINAFRETKTDIVPAHVDLTHYDTIYFGTPTWNGNPTPAILTIIDRCDLRAKDVVLFATMDANRGDSNIGRLEEKVKLRGARVIETFTIPTKGKDTEKLVRDTEAIIDMKDLKMY, encoded by the coding sequence ATGAGAAGAATAATAATCTATTACTCCCAAGGCGGAACAACAGATTTAATCGCAAAAACATTAGCTAAAAACTTGAATGCAGACCTTGTAAGAATACATGATTTGAAAAATCGTGAAGGATTTAAAAACAGATTATTAGCTTCAATCAATGCATTCAGAGAAACAAAAACTGATATTGTTCCCGCTCACGTTGATTTAACTCATTATGATACAATATACTTTGGAACACCAACATGGAACGGAAATCCGACCCCTGCAATATTGACAATCATTGACAGGTGCGATTTAAGAGCAAAAGATGTTGTTTTATTTGCTACCATGGATGCAAATCGTGGAGATTCAAACATCGGCCGTCTTGAGGAAAAAGTCAAATTAAGAGGGGCAAGGGTCATTGAAACATTTACCATTCCAACCAAAGGCAAAGATACTGAAAAATTAGTTAGAGATACCGAAGCAATAATTGATATGAAAGACTTGAAAATGTATTAG
- the argC gene encoding N-acetyl-gamma-glutamyl-phosphate reductase, which produces MFKVAIIGASGYTGGELLRMLLNHPEVEVTDITSRQYDGTPAHKIHPHIRDSGLEFKNKSPSELDADVVFTATPHGASMKIVPEILETGAKVVDLSGDYRYRDTEVYEKWYGMEHLDKENKGVFGLPELYRDEIKKTNLVANPGCFPTGAILSSYPLVKNDLVERIIIDSKTGVSGAGVNPSSTTHYPNIADNVNPYKISSHRHMSEIQQELHGFDDVKVSFTPHLVPVIRGIQTTSHSFLNDENLDITPEEIRNLYKKEYGEEFFIKLMDEGEIPHLSSVRGSNFVHIGGFEIDDTGRIVMLSCIDNLVKGASGQAIQNMNILLGIDETLGLRHYGLHP; this is translated from the coding sequence ATGTTTAAAGTAGCAATTATAGGAGCAAGTGGATATACTGGTGGAGAATTATTGAGGATGCTTTTAAACCATCCAGAAGTTGAAGTAACAGACATCACTTCAAGACAATATGATGGAACACCTGCACATAAGATTCATCCCCATATAAGGGATTCAGGATTGGAGTTTAAAAATAAAAGCCCATCCGAATTGGATGCTGATGTTGTATTTACCGCAACCCCTCATGGCGCATCCATGAAAATTGTTCCTGAAATATTGGAAACTGGTGCAAAAGTGGTTGATTTAAGCGGAGACTACAGATACCGTGACACTGAAGTTTATGAAAAATGGTACGGCATGGAACACTTGGATAAAGAAAACAAAGGAGTGTTCGGACTTCCTGAACTATACCGTGATGAAATCAAAAAGACCAACCTTGTCGCTAACCCCGGATGTTTCCCGACAGGTGCAATACTGTCATCTTATCCATTGGTTAAAAACGATTTGGTTGAAAGAATCATTATTGATTCAAAAACCGGTGTGAGCGGAGCTGGAGTTAACCCGTCAAGCACTACACATTACCCTAATATTGCTGATAACGTTAATCCATATAAGATATCCTCACACAGGCACATGTCTGAAATTCAGCAGGAACTTCATGGATTTGATGATGTTAAAGTATCATTCACACCACACCTGGTGCCTGTGATTAGGGGAATTCAAACCACTTCCCATAGCTTTTTAAATGATGAGAATCTGGATATTACACCAGAAGAAATTAGGAATCTTTACAAAAAAGAATATGGTGAAGAATTCTTCATTAAACTGATGGATGAAGGAGAAATCCCTCATTTAAGTTCAGTACGCGGATCCAACTTTGTTCATATTGGAGGATTTGAAATTGATGATACCGGCAGAATCGTGATGTTATCCTGTATTGATAATCTTGTCAAAGGTGCATCAGGTCAGGCAATACAGAACATGAATATTCTGCTCGGAATTGATGAGACATTAGGTCTACGACACTACGGTCTTCACCCTTAA
- the hisA gene encoding 1-(5-phosphoribosyl)-5-[(5-phosphoribosylamino)methylideneamino]imidazole-4-carboxamide isomerase, producing MSFNKDEMLIMPAVDIKDGKCVQLVQGKPGSEMVEIENPEMVASHWEELGAKNIHVIDLSGTIDGETSFNVIKKILNEVSVPIQLGGGIRDIDYAKKLLDLDIERIIIGTMGIEHPETIEELSDEYGSDRIMISLDSKDNKVVIKGWQEKIDKSPTEISQEFKEHGAGSILFTNVDVEGLLGGFYTEPVEELKKSVDLPIVYSGGITTIDDIKKLNESGVEGVVIGSALYKNKIDLTEALKYQKRIVK from the coding sequence ATGTCATTCAATAAAGATGAAATGTTAATTATGCCTGCAGTGGACATCAAAGATGGAAAATGTGTCCAGTTAGTTCAAGGCAAACCTGGAAGTGAAATGGTTGAAATAGAAAATCCTGAGATGGTTGCTTCCCACTGGGAGGAATTAGGAGCTAAAAATATCCATGTCATTGATTTATCCGGAACAATTGACGGTGAAACCAGCTTCAATGTTATCAAAAAGATATTAAATGAAGTCAGCGTTCCAATTCAATTGGGCGGAGGAATAAGGGATATTGATTATGCTAAAAAACTCCTTGATTTGGATATTGAAAGAATAATCATCGGAACAATGGGAATTGAACACCCGGAAACAATAGAAGAGCTGTCCGATGAATACGGATCAGACAGGATAATGATTTCACTTGACAGCAAAGACAATAAGGTAGTAATCAAAGGATGGCAGGAAAAGATTGACAAAAGCCCCACTGAAATCTCACAGGAGTTCAAGGAACATGGTGCGGGAAGCATATTATTCACAAATGTTGACGTTGAAGGGCTTTTAGGCGGATTTTACACAGAACCTGTAGAAGAGTTGAAGAAATCTGTGGATTTACCTATTGTTTATTCCGGTGGAATAACCACAATAGATGACATTAAAAAATTGAATGAAAGTGGTGTGGAAGGAGTTGTAATCGGTTCTGCACTTTATAAAAATAAAATTGATTTAACTGAAGCTTTAAAATACCAGAAGAGGATTGTAAAATGA
- a CDS encoding AraC family transcriptional regulator: protein MNENLYELFNSVLLSDFSIKKDNDKSIVEIGENAKYGKMETYSIFPGIVIAYMDMTIDNIGDVFVEEKITHRLLEINHCSDGRYAYMVGDDKIIYFGKGDLSVSIYELTKTLSDFPLGYYKGLEIFIDVDVANDYVKEYIPDFDLIEFYEDLKRNKGYVLARANEKIDHVIGELYCVDERIKESYFKLKCIELLLFFSITKFSENESILSQKQVEMVENVKNDLISDLESKITIDELAVKYDVSKTTLKNCFKEVYGKPIFKWRKEYKLDYACRLIEESQYSISDISKMVGYSSPSKFGQAFKDYVGCTPSEYNK, encoded by the coding sequence ATGAATGAAAATCTCTATGAATTGTTTAACAGTGTGCTTTTGTCTGATTTTTCAATCAAAAAGGATAATGATAAAAGCATTGTTGAGATAGGTGAGAATGCTAAATATGGAAAAATGGAAACCTACTCAATATTTCCAGGCATTGTCATTGCATATATGGATATGACCATTGATAACATTGGAGATGTTTTTGTTGAAGAAAAAATCACTCATCGTCTTCTGGAAATCAATCATTGTAGTGACGGAAGATATGCGTATATGGTTGGTGATGACAAAATAATCTATTTTGGAAAAGGCGATTTGAGTGTCAGCATCTATGAGCTTACCAAAACATTATCTGATTTTCCATTAGGATATTACAAGGGTTTGGAGATTTTCATTGATGTTGATGTTGCAAATGATTATGTTAAGGAGTATATTCCTGATTTTGATTTGATTGAGTTTTATGAGGATTTAAAAAGGAATAAGGGTTATGTTTTGGCAAGGGCCAATGAAAAAATCGACCATGTAATTGGAGAACTCTATTGCGTGGATGAAAGAATCAAGGAATCCTATTTCAAGTTGAAGTGCATTGAACTGTTGCTCTTTTTCTCGATTACAAAATTCAGTGAAAATGAATCAATCCTTTCCCAAAAGCAAGTTGAGATGGTTGAAAATGTAAAAAATGATTTGATTAGTGATTTGGAAAGTAAAATCACAATAGATGAGCTTGCAGTTAAGTATGATGTCAGTAAGACCACTTTGAAAAACTGTTTTAAGGAAGTCTACGGAAAACCCATATTCAAATGGAGAAAGGAGTATAAGCTTGATTATGCCTGCAGACTAATCGAAGAAAGTCAATATTCAATTTCTGATATATCCAAAATGGTAGGATATTCCTCACCTTCAAAATTCGGCCAGGCATTTAAGGATTATGTGGGATGCACTCCGTCAGAGTACAATAAATGA
- a CDS encoding TldD/PmbA family protein, producing the protein MEEYINLFEKIIAETTPKVDYMDIRLGLGSNTSILMKDRNVDEINTGMSLGARIRVLNNGAWGFAYTTDLSKINEITQTALKLSSSLKGDVELSENEVIKDKVAVDVKIPFKDISIEEKKDIMKDAADAATIEKVNSTTVSYSDSEMNELFMNSEGSEIEVKTSRVRMALNASATNGEIIQFGHGSLGGVKGFEVIADADIEEFGRNIGQKAVRLLDAKPAPSGKFPVIADPELTGVLIHEALGHAVEGDLILQNDSILKGKLGEQIASDIVNIFDDASRKDGFGYFPYDVEGVKTKPNQLVKEGKLISLLNSRSTSSKLGMKSSGNARSLIADQPIVRMSNTYLQPGDMEVEELFEGIKDGIYLKGSRGGQVDTGKGIFQFNAAEGYLIKDEEISNPLRDVSLSGNILETLKNIDAIGNDFKLSVGFCGKDGQTVPVGDGGPHTKILNALVGGMG; encoded by the coding sequence ATGGAAGAATACATTAATTTATTCGAAAAAATTATTGCAGAAACTACCCCAAAAGTAGATTACATGGATATTAGATTAGGCTTAGGCAGTAACACTTCCATATTAATGAAAGATAGGAATGTAGATGAAATAAATACTGGAATGAGCTTAGGCGCAAGAATAAGAGTACTGAACAATGGAGCTTGGGGATTTGCATATACAACAGACTTATCAAAAATCAATGAAATTACTCAAACCGCTTTAAAATTATCTTCATCACTTAAAGGAGATGTTGAATTAAGCGAAAATGAAGTAATTAAGGATAAAGTGGCAGTGGATGTTAAAATACCATTCAAGGATATTTCAATTGAAGAGAAAAAAGACATCATGAAAGATGCTGCTGATGCTGCTACAATTGAAAAAGTAAACAGTACAACAGTCAGCTATTCAGACAGCGAAATGAATGAACTTTTTATGAACAGCGAAGGCAGTGAAATTGAAGTTAAAACATCAAGAGTCAGAATGGCATTAAATGCATCTGCAACAAATGGAGAAATAATCCAGTTCGGACATGGGAGTCTCGGAGGGGTTAAAGGTTTTGAAGTGATTGCTGATGCAGATATTGAAGAATTTGGAAGAAATATCGGTCAAAAAGCTGTAAGATTACTTGATGCAAAACCTGCACCTTCAGGAAAATTCCCTGTTATTGCCGATCCCGAACTAACAGGAGTTTTGATTCATGAAGCGTTAGGTCATGCAGTTGAAGGAGATTTGATACTTCAAAACGATTCCATATTAAAAGGAAAATTAGGTGAGCAAATCGCATCAGATATCGTGAATATCTTTGATGATGCAAGCAGAAAAGATGGTTTCGGATACTTCCCATACGATGTGGAAGGTGTTAAGACCAAACCTAACCAGTTAGTGAAAGAGGGAAAACTGATATCCCTTTTAAATTCCAGATCAACCTCCTCAAAGTTAGGTATGAAATCTTCAGGAAATGCAAGGTCACTTATTGCAGACCAACCGATTGTTAGAATGAGCAATACCTACCTTCAACCGGGAGACATGGAAGTTGAAGAATTATTTGAAGGAATAAAAGATGGAATATATCTTAAAGGTTCAAGGGGAGGACAAGTGGATACTGGAAAAGGAATTTTCCAATTCAATGCTGCTGAAGGCTATTTAATCAAAGATGAGGAAATAAGCAATCCACTTAGAGACGTTTCACTTTCAGGAAATATCCTGGAAACCCTGAAAAATATTGATGCAATCGGAAATGATTTCAAATTAAGTGTAGGATTCTGTGGAAAAGACGGACAGACAGTACCTGTCGGTGACGGAGGTCCACATACCAAAATACTAAACGCATTAGTTGGAGGAATGGGATAA
- a CDS encoding cation transporter dimerization domain-containing protein, whose translation MKDIANSMPNAQNAHEVKVDYMGNYAVVALYIQVDGDLTVNESHKIAHEIQDKLREEKSEIRYVIVHTCPIGLDYDHHQGIDG comes from the coding sequence ATAAAGGATATTGCAAATAGTATGCCAAATGCTCAAAATGCACATGAGGTCAAAGTGGATTACATGGGAAATTATGCAGTTGTGGCATTATACATTCAGGTTGATGGTGATTTGACTGTGAACGAGTCACATAAGATTGCTCATGAGATCCAGGACAAGCTTCGCGAGGAAAAATCAGAAATCCGATATGTGATAGTTCACACTTGTCCAATCGGTTTGGATTATGACCATCATCAGGGAATTGATGGTTGA
- a CDS encoding FAD synthase, translating to MKVMATGTFDILHPGHGVYLEESRKLGGEDAELYVVVARDATVERRKRVPIVGEDQRLELIKMLKPVTDAFLGDANGDVFKIVREIDPDIITVGADQNHDIAKLQEAIDKRGLKAKAVRIEKYRDCELDSSCKIIRKIQNTDFKGKIMDHCED from the coding sequence ATGAAAGTAATGGCAACCGGAACATTCGATATACTCCACCCAGGACATGGTGTTTACTTGGAAGAGTCCAGAAAACTCGGTGGAGAAGATGCTGAGCTTTATGTAGTAGTTGCAAGAGATGCAACAGTTGAGAGAAGAAAAAGAGTACCAATTGTTGGAGAAGACCAACGTTTAGAGTTAATAAAAATGTTAAAACCCGTAACTGACGCTTTTCTTGGTGATGCAAATGGTGATGTATTCAAGATAGTTCGTGAAATCGACCCAGACATAATCACTGTTGGAGCAGACCAGAATCATGACATAGCTAAACTGCAAGAGGCAATTGATAAAAGAGGCCTGAAGGCAAAGGCAGTTCGCATTGAAAAATATCGTGACTGTGAACTTGACAGCAGTTGCAAAATCATTCGTAAAATTCAAAATACTGACTTTAAAGGAAAAATAATGGACCATTGTGAAGATTAA
- a CDS encoding NOG1 family protein, whose product MMIPTIPTPDELLDKGFSRGKKQADLLRSQKIPKHLKGKRIEERRVVTSCQVIKDKLKSILDAVPEIESLHPFYQDYIDITVGVDDMKQALGGLNWAYGIITQLEKEYGAKIRKNPSEKATAIQKQAYGRIASVVNKIKPNLDFLDFAKQNLRNMPTIDFDATTIVIAGFPNVGKSTLLTQLSSADPQVANYPFTTKGIQIGHTERHWKHIQIIDTPGLLDRPVLEMNDIEMNAIVALEHLADAILFIFDASETCGFHMDNQYNLLKQIEKIFSEVPVIYLFNKMDLIEDTEYLSEYIDNEENSIFISAIEGDGIEEINKKIDRIKKIERNFDEEDDDEYY is encoded by the coding sequence ATGATGATACCTACAATACCAACGCCTGACGAATTATTGGATAAAGGATTCAGCCGTGGTAAAAAACAAGCTGACTTACTTAGAAGTCAAAAGATACCGAAACACTTAAAAGGAAAAAGAATTGAAGAGCGAAGAGTAGTTACATCTTGTCAGGTTATTAAAGACAAATTGAAATCCATTCTTGATGCAGTTCCTGAAATTGAAAGCCTACACCCATTCTATCAGGACTACATCGACATCACTGTTGGTGTGGATGACATGAAACAGGCACTTGGAGGCCTCAACTGGGCGTATGGAATTATTACTCAACTTGAAAAGGAATATGGTGCAAAGATTAGGAAAAATCCTTCTGAAAAGGCAACTGCAATCCAAAAACAGGCTTACGGAAGAATTGCATCTGTTGTAAATAAGATCAAACCTAACCTGGATTTCCTTGACTTTGCAAAACAAAACCTAAGGAACATGCCTACAATCGATTTTGATGCAACAACAATCGTTATTGCAGGTTTTCCGAACGTGGGAAAATCCACTTTGCTTACACAGCTAAGCAGTGCAGACCCGCAAGTTGCAAATTATCCATTCACAACAAAAGGTATACAAATCGGACACACTGAAAGGCATTGGAAGCATATTCAAATCATCGATACTCCAGGACTTCTGGACAGGCCCGTTTTAGAGATGAATGACATTGAAATGAACGCTATTGTTGCTTTGGAGCATTTGGCCGATGCAATATTATTTATTTTTGATGCATCTGAAACCTGCGGATTCCACATGGACAATCAGTACAATCTCTTAAAGCAGATTGAAAAGATCTTTTCAGAAGTTCCAGTGATTTATCTGTTTAACAAAATGGATTTGATTGAAGATACCGAATATCTCAGTGAATATATTGACAATGAAGAAAATTCAATATTCATTTCCGCCATTGAGGGAGACGGAATTGAAGAAATCAATAAAAAAATCGACAGAATCAAAAAGATTGAAAGGAATTTTGATGAAGAAGATGATGACGAATATTACTAG
- a CDS encoding TetR/AcrR family transcriptional regulator, whose protein sequence is MMNTKQLILETTLKLMIEKQNSIISIRQISNASGIAIGGIYHHFSNKEEIYNEITERYFINYYKFDFDNFQQIKGNAKEKIHNVMAEIFKQKETGIPIESIDEEIDYRSILLVLSGNGFAHENNEELSQSIIKESREFLTEIIKEGQENGEIRQDFSSEDIAESLILMYMGIQYRWEVNLIYDMSSVFEDNFNLEWEKIRFRE, encoded by the coding sequence ATGATGAATACAAAACAATTAATTTTAGAAACGACTTTAAAATTAATGATTGAAAAGCAAAACTCCATTATTTCAATTAGACAAATCAGTAATGCATCAGGAATTGCTATCGGTGGAATATACCATCATTTTTCAAATAAAGAAGAGATATATAATGAAATTACTGAAAGATATTTTATAAACTATTATAAATTTGATTTTGACAACTTCCAGCAGATAAAGGGAAATGCAAAAGAGAAAATCCACAATGTCATGGCTGAAATTTTTAAGCAAAAAGAAACCGGAATCCCAATTGAATCCATTGATGAGGAAATAGACTACAGATCCATATTGCTGGTTTTAAGTGGAAATGGATTTGCTCATGAAAATAATGAGGAGCTTAGCCAAAGTATCATAAAAGAATCAAGGGAATTTTTAACTGAAATTATCAAGGAAGGTCAAGAAAATGGGGAAATCCGACAAGACTTCTCAAGCGAAGATATTGCAGAATCATTAATTCTTATGTACATGGGAATTCAATATAGATGGGAAGTAAATTTAATTTATGATATGAGTTCAGTCTTTGAAGATAATTTTAATTTGGAATGGGAAAAGATAAGGTTCAGAGAATAA
- a CDS encoding GMC family oxidoreductase N-terminal domain-containing protein — protein sequence MYVIVGTGAGGAIIARELAKNDLPVTIIEKGPYIESKDAFEYYDKYNDSVDLLTTTCIGGATIVSMSNMVRALDEELLDYDIDLTQAYEDVEELLNVHQLDDSHIGKGTQMFLDAGHELGLNTLKMPKAIREKDCIQCGKCAFGCPADAKWSGKDFVDEAVKAGATLICDSEVTEVTSENNVVTGVKYLKDGEEQFIEAEKVILSAGAIGSTLILRNSGFTGVGEEIFFDPFVSVGGYIKDINFNTEVQMAGLVIGKNFVLSPHFSSFLKGNIPYGDVENNDIFSIMVKTADECKGYVDEDGDVCKINTIQDIRYLAEGVATAGLILEKMGVDPNTIGSTVYRGAHPGGTAPIGKIVDSNLETEISNFYVCDASVLPISPGKPPILTILALAKRLADYLI from the coding sequence ATGTATGTTATTGTGGGTACTGGTGCAGGTGGAGCAATAATTGCTCGTGAACTTGCAAAAAATGATTTACCAGTAACAATTATTGAAAAAGGACCATATATAGAATCAAAAGATGCTTTTGAATATTATGATAAATACAATGACAGCGTAGATTTGTTAACCACCACATGTATTGGTGGAGCAACAATCGTTTCAATGTCAAATATGGTAAGGGCGCTTGATGAAGAGCTTCTTGACTATGACATTGACCTGACACAGGCATATGAAGATGTGGAAGAATTACTGAATGTTCATCAATTGGATGATTCACACATAGGCAAAGGAACCCAAATGTTTTTGGATGCAGGTCATGAACTGGGCTTGAACACCTTAAAAATGCCTAAGGCAATTCGTGAAAAGGATTGCATACAATGTGGAAAATGTGCATTCGGATGTCCTGCAGATGCAAAATGGTCTGGAAAAGACTTTGTTGATGAGGCAGTAAAAGCAGGAGCAACATTAATATGTGACAGTGAAGTAACTGAAGTCACATCTGAAAATAATGTTGTAACTGGAGTTAAATATCTTAAAGATGGTGAAGAACAGTTCATTGAAGCTGAAAAAGTAATTCTATCTGCTGGTGCAATCGGTTCAACACTGATTTTAAGAAATTCAGGATTCACTGGTGTTGGCGAAGAAATTTTCTTTGATCCGTTCGTATCAGTTGGAGGATACATCAAGGACATCAATTTCAACACAGAAGTTCAAATGGCAGGATTGGTTATAGGTAAAAACTTTGTTTTATCACCTCACTTCTCATCATTTTTAAAAGGAAACATTCCGTATGGGGATGTTGAAAATAATGATATATTCAGTATTATGGTTAAAACCGCTGATGAATGTAAGGGATATGTCGATGAAGACGGGGATGTTTGCAAAATCAACACTATCCAGGACATCAGATATTTGGCAGAAGGTGTTGCAACTGCCGGTTTGATTCTTGAAAAGATGGGAGTTGACCCTAATACTATTGGTTCAACAGTATATCGTGGAGCACATCCTGGAGGAACCGCTCCAATTGGTAAGATAGTTGACAGCAATCTTGAAACAGAAATTTCTAATTTCTATGTATGTGATGCAAGTGTTCTGCCGATATCACCTGGAAAACCTCCAATATTAACAATACTTGCATTGGCAAAAAGATTGGCTGATTATTTAATTTAA